A region of Lycium barbarum isolate Lr01 chromosome 1, ASM1917538v2, whole genome shotgun sequence DNA encodes the following proteins:
- the LOC132603822 gene encoding ubiquitin carboxyl-terminal hydrolase 8 isoform X2 has translation MKIINNIFSPDVAFNLRREEESLSQSQENGEVGVSGRDYALVPGDIWLQALKWHSNSKAAAKNGKSFSATDEDIADVYPLQLRLSVSRETSSLGVRISKKDNSVECFRRACRIFSVDTEPLRIWDLSGQTELFFANENNKMIKDSQKQSEQDLLLELQVYGLSDSVKNKAKKDEMSMQYLNGSSLLMNGTGSGITSNLTRSSSSSFSGGPCEAGTLGLTGLQNLGNTCFMNSALQCLAHTPKLVDYFLGDYKREINHDNPLGMNGEIASAFGDLLKKLWAPGAAPVAPRTFKLKLAHFAPQFSGFNQHDSQEVLAFLLDGLHEDLNRVKNKPYVESKDGDDRPDEEIADEYWDYHLARNDSIIVDVCQGQYRSTLVCPVCKKVSIMFDPFMYLSLPLPSTSTRSMTLTVIKSGSDIEISTFTITVPKDGKLEDLIRALSTACSLEADETLLVAEIYNNRIIRYLEDPADSLSLIRDGDRLVAYRLHKGTEEAPLVVFTHQQIDEHYTYGRLTSSWKAFGIPLAAHCRVLKGSDIYSLYMQLLTPFLVQSRAQTDEHNFDRSSTEVRADMEPDDSRVNGFPESFAEENVAEHLDTEFHFYLSDNKASSEIVMDQPLQSADVPGRLNVLVNWSPKMLEQYNTSIFSSLPEVFKAGFFGRRPQESVSFYKCLEAFLKEEPLGPEDMWFCPECKQHRQATKKLDLWRLPEILVIHLKRFSYSRFLKNKLETYVDFPTHDLDLSSFMAFKDGKSSYRYMLYAISNHYGSMGGGHYTAFVHQGADRWYDFDDSHVSPISQDKIKTSAAYVLFYRRVEEI, from the exons ATGAAAATCATTAACAATATATTTAGCCCAGACGTCGCATTTAACTTGAGGAGAGAGGAGGAATCTTTATCACAGAGTCAGGAGAATGGTGAAGTTGGGGTATCCGGCCGGGACTATGCTTTGGTCCCCGGCGACATATGGCTGCAGGCACTCAAATG GCACAGTAACTCTAAAGCTGCCGCTAAGAATGGAAAAAGCTTTTCAGCGACAGATGAGGATATTGCGGATGTCTATCCTTTACAGCTGAGGCTTTCTGTTTCGCGGGAGACCAGCTCCTTGGGAGTCAGGATAAGCAAAAAG GACAATTCAGTTGAATGCTTTAGAAGAGCCTGCAGAATTTTTAGTGTGGATACAGAACCC TTACGGATTTGGGATTTGTCTGGGCAGACGGAGTTGTTTTTTGcaaatgaaaataataaaatgATCAAGGACTCTCAGAAGCAGTCAGAGCAAGAT CTGCTCTTGGAGTTGCAGGTTTATGGGCTATCAGATTCTGttaaaaataaagcaaaaaagGATGAGATGTCAATGCAATACCTTAATGGTTCTTCTCTTCTGATGAATGGTACTGGCAGTGGTATAACCTCTAATCTCACCAGGAGCAGTTCGTCATCCTTTTCTGGAGGTCCATGTGAAGCTGGTACCTTGGGATTGACTGGATTGCAAAACCTAGGGAACACCTGTTTCATGAACAGTGCTCTTCAGTGCCTTGCACATACGCCAAAGCTCGTTGATTACTTTCTCGGGGACTACAAGAGAGAAATAAATCATGACAACCCATTGGGAATGAAT GGAGAAATTGCCTCTGCTTTTGGGGACCTTTTGAAGAAATTATGGGCTCCTGGAGCGGCTCCTGTGGCACCTAGAACATTCAAATTAAAGCTCGCTCATTTTGCTCCTCAATTCAGCGGCTTCAATCAGCATGATTCTCAG GAGGTCTTAGCTTTTCTATTGGATGGACTCCATGAAGATTTGAACCGCGTCAAGAATAAACCTTATGTTGAATCTAAGGATGGAGATGATCGTCCAGATGAAGAAATCGCTGATGAATACTGGGACTATCATCTGGCTCGTAATGATTCCATCATAGTGGATGTGTGCCAA GGTCAATATCGTTCCACATTGGTCTGTCCTGTTTGCAAAAAGGTCTCCATCATGTTTGATCCATTCATGTATTTGTCACTGCCTCTGCCATCTACATCTACGAGGTCGATGACTCTCACAGTTATAAAAAGTGGCAGTGATATTGAGATATCTACATTTACAATAACTGTTCCCAAGGATGGAAAGCTTGAAGATCTAATTCGTGCTTTGAGCACTGCGTGCTCGTTGGAGGCTGATGAGACCCTTTTGGTGGCTGAG ATATACAACAACCGCATTATACGTTACCTTGAGGATCCAGCCGATTCATTATCCTTAATAAGAGATGGTGACCGACTTGTTGCATATCGGTTGCACAAGGGTACTGAAGAAGCCCCCTTGGTTGTGTTTACACATCAACAGATTGATGA GCATTATACATACGGGAGGCTGACTTCAAGTTGGAAGGCATTTGGTATTCCACTTGCCGCACATTGTAGAGTTCTTAAAGGATCTGATATCTATAGTCTTTATATGCAGTTGCTCACACCATTCTTAGTCCAAAGTAGAGCCCAGACAGATGAGCATAACTTCGATAGAAGTTCTACTGAAGTACGTGCAGACATGGAACCTGACGACTCAAGAGTAAATGGGTTTCCAGAAAGCTTTGCTGAAGAAAATGTTGCCGAACATTTAGATACGGAATTTCATTTTTACCTATCAGATAATAAGGCAAGCTCTGAGATTGTAATGGACCAGCCATTACAGTCCGCAGATGTCCCTGGAAGGTTAAATGTTCTTGTAAATTGGTCACCTAAAATGCTTGAACAATACAATACGAGCATTTTCAGCTCACTGCCAGAAGTTTTCAAAGCTGGGTTTTTTGGCAGAAGACCACAAGAATCTGTCTCATTCTATAAATGTCTCGAGGCATTTCTGAAGGAAGAGCCCCTAGGGCCAGAAGATATGTG GTTCTGCCCTGAATGCAAGCAGCATCGCCAAGCCACTAAGAAGTTGGATCTTTGGAGACTGCCGGAAATTCTGGTCATCCACCTGAAGAGGTTCTCATACAGCCGGTTTCTGAAGAACAAGTTGGAGACGTATGTTGACttccccactcatgatcttgatttATCCTCGTTTATGGCGTTCAAGGATGGAAAATCTTCCTATCGGTATATGCTTTATGCAATTAGCAACCATTATGGAAGCATGGGAGGGGGTCACTACACTGCGTTTGTTCAT CAAGGTGCTGATCGGTGGTATGACTTCGATGACAGCCATGTGTCTCCCATCAGCCAAGACAAGATCAAAACCTCAGCCGCCTATGTTCTGTTTTATAGACGAGTTGAAGAAATCTAA
- the LOC132603822 gene encoding ubiquitin carboxyl-terminal hydrolase 8 isoform X1 yields the protein MDNPSEHSSDSPQQPESHVTDDQQLYFVPYRWWKEAQDSAASDGKSATLYAVAPAPSYGGPMKIINNIFSPDVAFNLRREEESLSQSQENGEVGVSGRDYALVPGDIWLQALKWHSNSKAAAKNGKSFSATDEDIADVYPLQLRLSVSRETSSLGVRISKKDNSVECFRRACRIFSVDTEPLRIWDLSGQTELFFANENNKMIKDSQKQSEQDLLLELQVYGLSDSVKNKAKKDEMSMQYLNGSSLLMNGTGSGITSNLTRSSSSSFSGGPCEAGTLGLTGLQNLGNTCFMNSALQCLAHTPKLVDYFLGDYKREINHDNPLGMNGEIASAFGDLLKKLWAPGAAPVAPRTFKLKLAHFAPQFSGFNQHDSQEVLAFLLDGLHEDLNRVKNKPYVESKDGDDRPDEEIADEYWDYHLARNDSIIVDVCQGQYRSTLVCPVCKKVSIMFDPFMYLSLPLPSTSTRSMTLTVIKSGSDIEISTFTITVPKDGKLEDLIRALSTACSLEADETLLVAEIYNNRIIRYLEDPADSLSLIRDGDRLVAYRLHKGTEEAPLVVFTHQQIDEHYTYGRLTSSWKAFGIPLAAHCRVLKGSDIYSLYMQLLTPFLVQSRAQTDEHNFDRSSTEVRADMEPDDSRVNGFPESFAEENVAEHLDTEFHFYLSDNKASSEIVMDQPLQSADVPGRLNVLVNWSPKMLEQYNTSIFSSLPEVFKAGFFGRRPQESVSFYKCLEAFLKEEPLGPEDMWFCPECKQHRQATKKLDLWRLPEILVIHLKRFSYSRFLKNKLETYVDFPTHDLDLSSFMAFKDGKSSYRYMLYAISNHYGSMGGGHYTAFVHQGADRWYDFDDSHVSPISQDKIKTSAAYVLFYRRVEEI from the exons ATGGATAACCCATCGGAGCATTCCTCGGATTCTCCTCAACAGCCCGAATCTCATGTAACTGATGACCAGCAACTTTATTTTGTTCCTTACAG GTGGTGGAAGGAGGCACAGGATTCAGCAGCATCAGATGGGAAGTCGGCGACCTTGTATGCAGTGGCACCAGCTCCATCTTATGGAGGGCCAATGAAAATCATTAACAATATATTTAGCCCAGACGTCGCATTTAACTTGAGGAGAGAGGAGGAATCTTTATCACAGAGTCAGGAGAATGGTGAAGTTGGGGTATCCGGCCGGGACTATGCTTTGGTCCCCGGCGACATATGGCTGCAGGCACTCAAATG GCACAGTAACTCTAAAGCTGCCGCTAAGAATGGAAAAAGCTTTTCAGCGACAGATGAGGATATTGCGGATGTCTATCCTTTACAGCTGAGGCTTTCTGTTTCGCGGGAGACCAGCTCCTTGGGAGTCAGGATAAGCAAAAAG GACAATTCAGTTGAATGCTTTAGAAGAGCCTGCAGAATTTTTAGTGTGGATACAGAACCC TTACGGATTTGGGATTTGTCTGGGCAGACGGAGTTGTTTTTTGcaaatgaaaataataaaatgATCAAGGACTCTCAGAAGCAGTCAGAGCAAGAT CTGCTCTTGGAGTTGCAGGTTTATGGGCTATCAGATTCTGttaaaaataaagcaaaaaagGATGAGATGTCAATGCAATACCTTAATGGTTCTTCTCTTCTGATGAATGGTACTGGCAGTGGTATAACCTCTAATCTCACCAGGAGCAGTTCGTCATCCTTTTCTGGAGGTCCATGTGAAGCTGGTACCTTGGGATTGACTGGATTGCAAAACCTAGGGAACACCTGTTTCATGAACAGTGCTCTTCAGTGCCTTGCACATACGCCAAAGCTCGTTGATTACTTTCTCGGGGACTACAAGAGAGAAATAAATCATGACAACCCATTGGGAATGAAT GGAGAAATTGCCTCTGCTTTTGGGGACCTTTTGAAGAAATTATGGGCTCCTGGAGCGGCTCCTGTGGCACCTAGAACATTCAAATTAAAGCTCGCTCATTTTGCTCCTCAATTCAGCGGCTTCAATCAGCATGATTCTCAG GAGGTCTTAGCTTTTCTATTGGATGGACTCCATGAAGATTTGAACCGCGTCAAGAATAAACCTTATGTTGAATCTAAGGATGGAGATGATCGTCCAGATGAAGAAATCGCTGATGAATACTGGGACTATCATCTGGCTCGTAATGATTCCATCATAGTGGATGTGTGCCAA GGTCAATATCGTTCCACATTGGTCTGTCCTGTTTGCAAAAAGGTCTCCATCATGTTTGATCCATTCATGTATTTGTCACTGCCTCTGCCATCTACATCTACGAGGTCGATGACTCTCACAGTTATAAAAAGTGGCAGTGATATTGAGATATCTACATTTACAATAACTGTTCCCAAGGATGGAAAGCTTGAAGATCTAATTCGTGCTTTGAGCACTGCGTGCTCGTTGGAGGCTGATGAGACCCTTTTGGTGGCTGAG ATATACAACAACCGCATTATACGTTACCTTGAGGATCCAGCCGATTCATTATCCTTAATAAGAGATGGTGACCGACTTGTTGCATATCGGTTGCACAAGGGTACTGAAGAAGCCCCCTTGGTTGTGTTTACACATCAACAGATTGATGA GCATTATACATACGGGAGGCTGACTTCAAGTTGGAAGGCATTTGGTATTCCACTTGCCGCACATTGTAGAGTTCTTAAAGGATCTGATATCTATAGTCTTTATATGCAGTTGCTCACACCATTCTTAGTCCAAAGTAGAGCCCAGACAGATGAGCATAACTTCGATAGAAGTTCTACTGAAGTACGTGCAGACATGGAACCTGACGACTCAAGAGTAAATGGGTTTCCAGAAAGCTTTGCTGAAGAAAATGTTGCCGAACATTTAGATACGGAATTTCATTTTTACCTATCAGATAATAAGGCAAGCTCTGAGATTGTAATGGACCAGCCATTACAGTCCGCAGATGTCCCTGGAAGGTTAAATGTTCTTGTAAATTGGTCACCTAAAATGCTTGAACAATACAATACGAGCATTTTCAGCTCACTGCCAGAAGTTTTCAAAGCTGGGTTTTTTGGCAGAAGACCACAAGAATCTGTCTCATTCTATAAATGTCTCGAGGCATTTCTGAAGGAAGAGCCCCTAGGGCCAGAAGATATGTG GTTCTGCCCTGAATGCAAGCAGCATCGCCAAGCCACTAAGAAGTTGGATCTTTGGAGACTGCCGGAAATTCTGGTCATCCACCTGAAGAGGTTCTCATACAGCCGGTTTCTGAAGAACAAGTTGGAGACGTATGTTGACttccccactcatgatcttgatttATCCTCGTTTATGGCGTTCAAGGATGGAAAATCTTCCTATCGGTATATGCTTTATGCAATTAGCAACCATTATGGAAGCATGGGAGGGGGTCACTACACTGCGTTTGTTCAT CAAGGTGCTGATCGGTGGTATGACTTCGATGACAGCCATGTGTCTCCCATCAGCCAAGACAAGATCAAAACCTCAGCCGCCTATGTTCTGTTTTATAGACGAGTTGAAGAAATCTAA